From the Vicia villosa cultivar HV-30 ecotype Madison, WI unplaced genomic scaffold, Vvil1.0 ctg.000756F_1_1, whole genome shotgun sequence genome, one window contains:
- the LOC131630975 gene encoding E3 ubiquitin ligase PQT3-like isoform X1 — MAVYYKFKSARDYDSIPMDGPFISVGTLKEKIFESKHLGRGTDFDLLVTTNAQTNEEYLDEETLVPKNTSVLIRRVPGQRRLPIVAELQQKVENNMVETDPGNSSLAAEDMSAMKYPEDSDWDEFGNDLYSIPDQLPVQSVNLIPEAPPTSKVDEESKLKALIDTPALDWQHQSSDFGPGRGFGRGMGGRMGGGRGFGLERKTPPQGYVCHRCKMPGHFIQHCPTNGDPNYDIKRVKQPTGIPRSMLMVNPQGSYALPNGSVAVLKPNEAAFEKEIEGMPSTRSVGDLPPELHCPLCSNVMKDAVLTSKCCFKSFCDKCIRDYIISKSRCVCGATNILADDLLPNKTLRDTINRILESGNSSTENAGSTFQVQDMESARCPQPKNPSPTSSAASKGELKISLVNDGTPKIQETAGEIKAISAPQQTSEHAKIPRVGDVSEATHESMSVKEPVSQGSAQVVEEEVQQKLVPSEAAKKKKKKKVRMPANDFQWKPPHDLGAENYMMPMGPPPGYNPYWNGIQPGMDGFMAPYAGPMHMMGYGLGPYDMPFANGMAHDPFANGMPHDPFANGMPHDPFANGMAHDPFGMHGYMMPPIPPPPHRDLAEFSMGMNGPPPAMSREEFEARNANLRRKRENERRGERDFSKDREFGREASSVGDVSSIKSKTKPIPPSAGSDYHQHRHRSERLSPDRTHREVEPPRPIKRKSDHHSECERDDRDRDYDYDRHQHRRHHRTESSSRKSLEPVAKSSSRKSSEPVAKSTSRKSPEPVAKSSSNASQAMAAAAAAAAERKHKASVFTRISFPSEEEAAAKKRKLSTTSVTESSTAIASASAAPSNSYYEGRKSNADMDDYESSDDERHFKRRPSRYEPSPPPQATDWKEEGRHSRGTRDRKHR, encoded by the exons ATGGCGgtgtattataaatttaaaagtgCAAGAGATTATGATTCAATTCCCATGGATGGTCCTTTCATATCTGTTGGTACtttgaaagaaaaaatatttgaatccaagCATTTAGGGAGAGGTACAGATTTTGATCTTCTGGTCACCACCAACGCCCAGACCAATGAAG AATATCTTGACGAAGAAACGTTGGTCCCTAAAAATACCTCGGTGTTAATTCGTCGAGTACCAGGACAGCGACGTTTACCAATTGTTGCCGAACTACA ACAAAAGGTGGAAAATAACATGGTGGAGACTGATCCTGGGAACAGTAGCTTAGCAGCTGAAGATATGTCTGCCATGAAATAT CCCGAAGATTCAGACTGGGATGAATTTGGTAATGATTTGTATTCAATACCCGATCAACTTCCAGTTCAATCGGTCAACTTGATTCCAGAGGCTCCTCCCACAAGCAAAGTTGATGAAGAAAGTAAGCTTAAAGCGTTGATTGATACTCCAGCGTTGGATTGGCAACA TCAAAGTTCAGACTTTGGCCCTGGTAGAGGTTTTGGAAGGGGCATGGGTGGACGGATGGGCGGTGGGCGTGGTTTTG GTTTGGAGCGGAAAACACCTCCACAAGGCTATGTTTGTCACAGATGCAAAATGCCTG GACATTTCATTCAACACTGCCCTACAAATGGTGATCCAAATTATGACATCAAGAGAGTCAAGCAACCTACTGGTATCCCTAGATCTATGCTGATGGTAAATCCACAAGGTTCCTATGCTTTACCAAATGGTTCAGTAGCTGTTTTGAAGCCAAATGA GGCTGCTTTTGAGAAAGAAATAGAAGGGATGCCATCTACACGATCTGTTGGGGATCTACCACCTGAGCTCCACTGTCCCTTGTGCAGCAATGTTATGAAAGATGCCGTGTTGACAAGCAAgtgttgttttaaaagtttctgTGACAAAT GTATTAGGGACTATATCATCTCCAAGTCCAGGTGCGTATGTGGTGCAACAAATATTCTCGCAGATGATCTTTTACCGAATAAGACACTAAGGGATACCATCAATCGCATACTGGAGTCAGGCAATAGCAGTACTGAAAATGCTGGAAGCACTTTTCAAGTTCAAG ATATGGAGTCTGCCCGTTGTCCACAGCCGAAGAATCCCTCTCCAACGTCATCTGCTGCCTCCAAGGGAGAACTGAAGATTTCACTTGTTAATGATGGAACACCAAAAATACAGGAGACAGCTGGTGAAATAAAAGCCATTTCTGCCCCACAGCAGACGTCAGAGCATGCAAAGATCCCTAGAGTCGGTGATGTATCTGAAGCTACTCATGAGTCGATGAGTGTGAAGGAACCAGTGTCGCAAGGGAGTGCCCAGGTGGTTGAGGAAGAAGTGCAGCAAAAGCTGGTTCCTTCTGAGGCAG caaagaaaaagaaaaagaagaaagtccGGATGCCTGCAAATG ATTTTCAGTGGAAACCCCCACATGATCTTGGAGCTGAGAACTATATGATGCCAATGGGCCCACCTCCTGGCTATAATCCATACTGGAATGGCATCCAACCTGGTATGGATGGATTTATGGCACCATATGCTGGTCCAATGCATATGATGGGTTACGGTCTAGGCCCCTATGACATGCCATTTGCAAATGGTATGGCTCATGACCCATTTGCAAATGGTATGCCTCATGATCCATTTGCAAATGGTATGCCTCATGATCCATTTGCAAATGGTATGGCTCATGACCCATTTGGCATGCATGGTTACATGATGCCTCCTATTCCTCCTCCGCCTCATAG GGATCTTGCTGAGTTCAGTATGGGGATGAATGGTCCACCTCCGGCTATGAGTAGAGAGGAATTTGAAGCTCGGAACGCCAATTTGAGGAGGAAGCGTGAAAATGAGAGGCGGGGGGAAAG GGACTTCTCCAAAGATCGAGAGTTTGGTAGGGAAGCGAGCAGTGTTGGGGATGTTTCTTCAATAAAATCAAAAACT AAACCTATTCCACCGTCTGCGGGTAGTGATTATCATCAACACCGCCATCGTTCTGAACGTCTATCTCCAGATCGAACTCACCGTGAAGTGGAACCGCCACGtccaattaaaagaaaatcagaTCACCACTCAGAATGCGAACGTGATGATAGGGATCGCGACTACGACTACGACCGTCACCAGCATCGCCGTCATCACCGAACAGAATCCTCATCCAGGAAATCATTAGAACCAGTTGCCAAATCCTCATCCAGGAAATCATCGGAACCAGTTGCCAAATCTACATCTCGAAAGTCACCAGAACCAGTGGCAAAATCCTCATCGAATGCTTCACAAGCTATGGCGGCGGCGGCAGCCGCAGCGGCGGAGCGCAAGCATAAGGCCAGCGTGTTCACACGGATAAGTTTCCCTTCGGAGGAAGAAGCCGCTGCGAAGAAGAGAAAACTAAGCACTACTTCAGTGACAGAATCTTCCACCGCGATCGCCAGTGCATCCGCGGCACCTTCCAATAGCTATTACGAAGGGAGGAAGAGTAACGCTGACATGGATGATTATGAATCTAGCGACGATGAACGGCATTTCAAACGGAGGCCGTCAAGGTACGAGCCTTCTCCTCCGCCGCAGGCTACAGATTGGAAGGAGGAAGGAAGACACTCTAGAGGAACTAGAGATCGGAAGCATCGATAG
- the LOC131630975 gene encoding E3 ubiquitin ligase PQT3-like isoform X2, translating into MVETDPGNSSLAAEDMSAMKYPEDSDWDEFGNDLYSIPDQLPVQSVNLIPEAPPTSKVDEESKLKALIDTPALDWQHQSSDFGPGRGFGRGMGGRMGGGRGFGLERKTPPQGYVCHRCKMPGHFIQHCPTNGDPNYDIKRVKQPTGIPRSMLMVNPQGSYALPNGSVAVLKPNEAAFEKEIEGMPSTRSVGDLPPELHCPLCSNVMKDAVLTSKCCFKSFCDKCIRDYIISKSRCVCGATNILADDLLPNKTLRDTINRILESGNSSTENAGSTFQVQDMESARCPQPKNPSPTSSAASKGELKISLVNDGTPKIQETAGEIKAISAPQQTSEHAKIPRVGDVSEATHESMSVKEPVSQGSAQVVEEEVQQKLVPSEAAKKKKKKKVRMPANDFQWKPPHDLGAENYMMPMGPPPGYNPYWNGIQPGMDGFMAPYAGPMHMMGYGLGPYDMPFANGMAHDPFANGMPHDPFANGMPHDPFANGMAHDPFGMHGYMMPPIPPPPHRDLAEFSMGMNGPPPAMSREEFEARNANLRRKRENERRGERDFSKDREFGREASSVGDVSSIKSKTKPIPPSAGSDYHQHRHRSERLSPDRTHREVEPPRPIKRKSDHHSECERDDRDRDYDYDRHQHRRHHRTESSSRKSLEPVAKSSSRKSSEPVAKSTSRKSPEPVAKSSSNASQAMAAAAAAAAERKHKASVFTRISFPSEEEAAAKKRKLSTTSVTESSTAIASASAAPSNSYYEGRKSNADMDDYESSDDERHFKRRPSRYEPSPPPQATDWKEEGRHSRGTRDRKHR; encoded by the exons ATGGTGGAGACTGATCCTGGGAACAGTAGCTTAGCAGCTGAAGATATGTCTGCCATGAAATAT CCCGAAGATTCAGACTGGGATGAATTTGGTAATGATTTGTATTCAATACCCGATCAACTTCCAGTTCAATCGGTCAACTTGATTCCAGAGGCTCCTCCCACAAGCAAAGTTGATGAAGAAAGTAAGCTTAAAGCGTTGATTGATACTCCAGCGTTGGATTGGCAACA TCAAAGTTCAGACTTTGGCCCTGGTAGAGGTTTTGGAAGGGGCATGGGTGGACGGATGGGCGGTGGGCGTGGTTTTG GTTTGGAGCGGAAAACACCTCCACAAGGCTATGTTTGTCACAGATGCAAAATGCCTG GACATTTCATTCAACACTGCCCTACAAATGGTGATCCAAATTATGACATCAAGAGAGTCAAGCAACCTACTGGTATCCCTAGATCTATGCTGATGGTAAATCCACAAGGTTCCTATGCTTTACCAAATGGTTCAGTAGCTGTTTTGAAGCCAAATGA GGCTGCTTTTGAGAAAGAAATAGAAGGGATGCCATCTACACGATCTGTTGGGGATCTACCACCTGAGCTCCACTGTCCCTTGTGCAGCAATGTTATGAAAGATGCCGTGTTGACAAGCAAgtgttgttttaaaagtttctgTGACAAAT GTATTAGGGACTATATCATCTCCAAGTCCAGGTGCGTATGTGGTGCAACAAATATTCTCGCAGATGATCTTTTACCGAATAAGACACTAAGGGATACCATCAATCGCATACTGGAGTCAGGCAATAGCAGTACTGAAAATGCTGGAAGCACTTTTCAAGTTCAAG ATATGGAGTCTGCCCGTTGTCCACAGCCGAAGAATCCCTCTCCAACGTCATCTGCTGCCTCCAAGGGAGAACTGAAGATTTCACTTGTTAATGATGGAACACCAAAAATACAGGAGACAGCTGGTGAAATAAAAGCCATTTCTGCCCCACAGCAGACGTCAGAGCATGCAAAGATCCCTAGAGTCGGTGATGTATCTGAAGCTACTCATGAGTCGATGAGTGTGAAGGAACCAGTGTCGCAAGGGAGTGCCCAGGTGGTTGAGGAAGAAGTGCAGCAAAAGCTGGTTCCTTCTGAGGCAG caaagaaaaagaaaaagaagaaagtccGGATGCCTGCAAATG ATTTTCAGTGGAAACCCCCACATGATCTTGGAGCTGAGAACTATATGATGCCAATGGGCCCACCTCCTGGCTATAATCCATACTGGAATGGCATCCAACCTGGTATGGATGGATTTATGGCACCATATGCTGGTCCAATGCATATGATGGGTTACGGTCTAGGCCCCTATGACATGCCATTTGCAAATGGTATGGCTCATGACCCATTTGCAAATGGTATGCCTCATGATCCATTTGCAAATGGTATGCCTCATGATCCATTTGCAAATGGTATGGCTCATGACCCATTTGGCATGCATGGTTACATGATGCCTCCTATTCCTCCTCCGCCTCATAG GGATCTTGCTGAGTTCAGTATGGGGATGAATGGTCCACCTCCGGCTATGAGTAGAGAGGAATTTGAAGCTCGGAACGCCAATTTGAGGAGGAAGCGTGAAAATGAGAGGCGGGGGGAAAG GGACTTCTCCAAAGATCGAGAGTTTGGTAGGGAAGCGAGCAGTGTTGGGGATGTTTCTTCAATAAAATCAAAAACT AAACCTATTCCACCGTCTGCGGGTAGTGATTATCATCAACACCGCCATCGTTCTGAACGTCTATCTCCAGATCGAACTCACCGTGAAGTGGAACCGCCACGtccaattaaaagaaaatcagaTCACCACTCAGAATGCGAACGTGATGATAGGGATCGCGACTACGACTACGACCGTCACCAGCATCGCCGTCATCACCGAACAGAATCCTCATCCAGGAAATCATTAGAACCAGTTGCCAAATCCTCATCCAGGAAATCATCGGAACCAGTTGCCAAATCTACATCTCGAAAGTCACCAGAACCAGTGGCAAAATCCTCATCGAATGCTTCACAAGCTATGGCGGCGGCGGCAGCCGCAGCGGCGGAGCGCAAGCATAAGGCCAGCGTGTTCACACGGATAAGTTTCCCTTCGGAGGAAGAAGCCGCTGCGAAGAAGAGAAAACTAAGCACTACTTCAGTGACAGAATCTTCCACCGCGATCGCCAGTGCATCCGCGGCACCTTCCAATAGCTATTACGAAGGGAGGAAGAGTAACGCTGACATGGATGATTATGAATCTAGCGACGATGAACGGCATTTCAAACGGAGGCCGTCAAGGTACGAGCCTTCTCCTCCGCCGCAGGCTACAGATTGGAAGGAGGAAGGAAGACACTCTAGAGGAACTAGAGATCGGAAGCATCGATAG
- the LOC131630960 gene encoding uncharacterized protein LOC131630960 yields the protein MATATTVVKYGIIGVGMMGREHLINLYHLRNQGVAVVAIADPHLPSQQLALNLAHSFSWPLKVFSGHKELLDSGLCDVLVVSTPNMTHYSILMDIINHSKPHHVLVEKPLCTTVSHCKEVVRAAQKRPDILVQVGLEYRYMPPVAKLIEIVNGGSLGHVRMVSIREHRFPFLVKVNDWNRFNVNSGGTLVEKCCHFFDLMRLFVGANPVRVMASGAIDVNHKDEIYDGKVPDIIDNAYVIVEFDNGSRGMLDLCMFAEGSKNEQEISVVGDTGKGEAFVPESVVRFGTRKAGRDGVQSLKAEDSRIKYDGLHHGSSYLEHLNFLAAIRGDGEKGPAVDLEDGLISVAIGVAAQLSIENGRFVTIQEVMDGLEA from the exons ATGGCCACTGCAACAACAGTAGTAAAGTATGGAATAATAGGAGTTGGAATGATGGGAAGAGAACATCTCATTAATCTGTATCATCTTCGCAACCAAGGTGTTGCTGTTGTTGCCATTGCTGACCCTCATCTTCCCTCTCAACAACTCGCCCTCAACTTAGCACACTCCTTTTCTTGGCCTCTCAAG GTTTTCTCAGGTCACAAGGAGTTATTGGACAGTGGATTGTGTGATGTTTTGGTGGTATCTACTCCTAATATGACACATTATAGCATTCTTATGGATATTATCAATCATTCAAAACCACATCATGTATTGGTAGAAAAGCCTCTCTGCACCACTGTTTCTCATTGCAAAGAG GTTGTTCGTGCTGCTCAAAAGAGACCAGATATATTGGTTCAGGTGGGACTTGAGTACAGATACATGCCGCCTGTTGCAAAACTGATAGAAATAGTGAACGGAGGAAGCCTTGGACATGTTAGAATGGTATCAATTCGGGAGCACCGGTTTCCTTTCTTGGTTAAG GTGAACGACTGGAATCGGTTCAATGTTAACTCAGGGGGAACTCTAGTAGAGAAGTGTTGCCACTTTTTTGATCTCATGAGGCTCTTTGTTGGCGCGAATCCTGTTCGTGTGATGGCTTCTGGAGCTATTGATGTTAATCACAAGGATGAAATATATGATGGAAAGGTTCCAGATATTATTGACAATGCATATGTTATAGTTGAATTTGACAATGGTTCTCGAGGAATGCTTGACCTTTGTATGTTTGCTGAAGGGAGTAAAAATGAGCAAGAAATATCTGTTGTTGGTGATACTGGAAAG GGAGAAGCTTTCGTTCCTGAGAGTGTTGTGCGGTTTGGAACGCGTAAAGCCGGACGAGATGGTGTCCAGAGTTTGAAAGCAGAAGATTCCCGGATAAA ATATGATGGGTTACACCATGGGTCTAGCTATCTGGAACACCTAAATTTCTTGGCTGCTATTAGAGGTGACGGTGAAAAGGGTCCTGCTGTAGATCTTGAAGATGGATTAATATCAGTTGCTATTGGAGTTGCAGCACAACTTTCGATAGAAAATGGTCGATTTGTTACTATTCAGGAAGTTATGGATGGCCTGGAAGCATGA
- the LOC131630961 gene encoding uncharacterized protein LOC131630961 isoform X1 produces the protein MAIRTFIEVEPPSPLRYLIGAAVMMIGVVLPVGYMMFRNKRVPSSSSYTKQTNKVLI, from the exons ATGGCT ATTAGAACCTTCATAGAGGTGGAGCCTCCAAGTCCACTCAGATACCTAATCGGCGCCGCCGTAATGATGATCGGAGTAGTTTTACCGGTCGGTTACATGATGTTCCGTAACAAACGCGTTCCTTCCTCTTCCTCCTACACCAAACAGAC GAACAAGGTTTTGATATAG
- the LOC131630961 gene encoding uncharacterized protein LOC131630961 isoform X2 translates to MAIRTFIEVEPPSPLRYLIGAAVMMIGVVLPVGYMMFRNKRVPSSSSYTKQT, encoded by the exons ATGGCT ATTAGAACCTTCATAGAGGTGGAGCCTCCAAGTCCACTCAGATACCTAATCGGCGCCGCCGTAATGATGATCGGAGTAGTTTTACCGGTCGGTTACATGATGTTCCGTAACAAACGCGTTCCTTCCTCTTCCTCCTACACCAAACAGACGTAG
- the LOC131630953 gene encoding uncharacterized protein LOC131630953: MTLNLVQPKNILATLKRKEPDNVSNIKQVYNQRYRNNKESRRDMSEIQQLLKMLDDNKYVSRWALEACPSLLKKKFEMPKAIVTDRDTTLMNAYVETTILDKGKEKFVCVWTNNVRHLGNKTTNRVESAHATLKNWLRTSKGDLCRGWDTVNLMISNQHNGIQTSFGRSITVLEHRFKDDILYSQLIGNMSRDGLNYIIHEAKRGETFGGDSAKCGYNITSTYGLPCACVICKKVRLGEPIRMDEVTPHWKKLSFDDDGCIEENETIKTRTRGYLETTPN, from the exons ATGACTTTGAATCTTGTTCAACcaaaaaatatacttgccacattgaaaaGGAAGGAACCTGACAATGTATCGAATATAAAGCAAGTGTATAATCAACGATATCGCAATAATAAGGAGAGTAGGAGAGATATGAGTGAGATACAACAACTGTTGAAAatgttggatgataacaaatatGTGTCGCG GTGGGCATTGGAGGCGTGTCCAtcacttttgaagaaaaaattcGAGATGCCTAAGGCGATTGTCACGGATCGCGACaccactttgatgaatgcg TATGTTGAaaccaccattcttgacaagggGAAGGAGAAGTTTGTTTGTGTATGGACTAATAATGTCCGACACCTTGGGAATAAAACCACCAATAGAGTTGAGTCGGCACATGCTACTTTGAAAAATTGGTTGCGTACTAGCAAAGGTGATTTGTGTAGAGGTTGGGACACCGTAAATCTCATGATTTCGAACCAACACAACGGGATACAAACCTCATTCGGTCGGAGCATTACGGTGTTGGAGCATCGATTTAAGGACGACATCCTTTACTCTCAATTGATCGGCAATATGTCTCGGGACGGATTGAACTATATCATTCACGAGGCCAAACGAGGTGAAACTTTTGGTGGCGATAGCGCAAAGTGTGGTTACAATATTACTAGCACGTATGGTCTCCCGTGTGCTTGTGTTATTTGTAAAAAGGTGAGATTAGGtgagccaataagaatggatGAAGTCACTCCTCATTGGAAGaaacttagttttgatgatgatggttgcattGAAGAAAATGAAACCATAAAGACTCGTACACGCGGGTATTTGGAGACGACACCAAATTGA